From bacterium, the proteins below share one genomic window:
- a CDS encoding BatD family protein: MKLYILFLNLIFFSSGLGAQEISFEASVDKNILGIDEQLTLSITISGGNLSGLPIPQLPPLKDFDIVNSYRSQSISIVNVQVSTSLEIKYVLVPKGVGHFTLPAITLNHKEKTYQTKPIEIEVTGQGKATPPPSQSPSSIKKLEKVPGNLFLDAQVNKRTVFVNEQVTLNIKFYQRINLWESSGYTPPSFTGFWVEDLPVSKQPTKQNIDGLTYLVHEVVNKALFPTTEGEYTIGETSMSCVVSPFQEPILLKTNPIKIKVLPLPQNKPKNFSGAIGDFLISSEVDKKIVEENQPINLKVKIKGEGNIKTIPQPSLPRLIDFKVYSSGEVSSVSNSEFKICGEKEYKYILIPTSPGKHILEPIILSYFNPETKRYEMNKTPRITIIAKPASSFEKKMAQKQEVRILKKDIRYIKEPLNLTNQSSYLYQNKLFLLLQVLPVLSIVVTIFYKRHLIRAYQRYSRLKRIKKKALKGLSRAKGQLGEKTKDEFYGTISKTILEYLGDKLNLLPNEITIEVLETKELNEEILNEVQNILKSCDYARYAPSTYTLENMEEILIKAKECIAKI; this comes from the coding sequence GTGAAATTATACATTTTATTCCTCAATTTAATCTTTTTTAGTTCTGGTCTTGGGGCACAGGAAATTTCCTTTGAGGCATCGGTAGATAAAAATATCTTAGGGATTGATGAACAACTTACCTTATCGATAACTATCTCCGGTGGTAACTTAAGTGGTCTCCCGATACCTCAACTACCACCATTAAAAGACTTTGATATTGTTAATTCTTATCGGTCTCAAAGTATATCTATCGTTAATGTCCAGGTATCTACTTCTTTAGAAATCAAATATGTGCTTGTTCCAAAAGGTGTAGGACACTTCACTCTCCCTGCCATTACCTTGAATCATAAGGAGAAAACATATCAAACCAAACCTATTGAGATTGAAGTTACTGGTCAAGGGAAAGCTACTCCTCCACCTTCTCAATCGCCTTCCTCAATAAAAAAATTAGAAAAGGTGCCGGGTAATCTATTTTTAGATGCCCAGGTCAATAAACGGACAGTTTTTGTTAATGAACAGGTAACCTTAAATATTAAATTTTACCAGCGAATTAATCTGTGGGAAAGTTCCGGTTATACGCCTCCATCTTTTACTGGCTTTTGGGTAGAAGACCTACCTGTGTCAAAACAACCAACAAAACAAAACATAGATGGTTTAACCTACTTAGTCCATGAGGTAGTCAATAAAGCATTATTCCCAACCACAGAAGGCGAATATACCATTGGTGAGACAAGTATGTCCTGCGTTGTAAGTCCATTTCAGGAACCTATCCTTTTGAAAACAAACCCAATCAAAATAAAGGTTTTGCCACTTCCTCAAAATAAACCTAAAAATTTCTCAGGTGCTATTGGGGATTTCTTGATTTCGAGTGAAGTAGATAAAAAAATAGTTGAAGAAAATCAGCCGATTAACCTTAAGGTAAAAATAAAAGGAGAGGGAAATATCAAAACCATTCCTCAGCCTTCTTTACCCAGATTGATAGATTTTAAGGTGTATTCCTCCGGGGAGGTATCTTCTGTGTCTAATTCAGAGTTTAAAATTTGCGGGGAGAAAGAATATAAGTATATTTTAATCCCCACTTCCCCTGGCAAACATATCCTCGAACCGATAATTTTATCATATTTTAATCCAGAGACAAAAAGGTATGAAATGAATAAAACCCCGCGAATTACCATTATCGCTAAGCCCGCTTCATCTTTTGAAAAGAAAATGGCACAAAAACAAGAGGTGCGAATACTTAAAAAGGATATTCGGTATATCAAAGAACCATTAAATTTAACCAATCAAAGTAGTTATTTATATCAAAACAAACTATTTTTATTACTCCAGGTTTTGCCTGTATTGAGTATCGTGGTGACTATTTTTTATAAACGGCATTTAATCAGAGCATATCAAAGATATTCAAGATTAAAAAGGATAAAGAAAAAGGCATTAAAAGGTTTATCGCGGGCAAAAGGACAACTCGGTGAAAAAACGAAAGATGAATTTTATGGCACCATCTCAAAAACAATCCTTGAATATCTTGGGGATAAACTCAATCTTTTACCAAATGAGATAACGATTGAAGTCCTTGAAACAAAAGAACTAAACGAAGAAATCCTTAATGAAGTCCAAAATATTCTCAAGTCCTGTGATTATGCCCGATATGCACCTTCTACCTATACATTGGAAAATATGGAGGAGATTTTAA